A window of the Podospora bellae-mahoneyi strain CBS 112042 chromosome 6, whole genome shotgun sequence genome harbors these coding sequences:
- the SNZ1 gene encoding Pyridoxal 5'-phosphate synthase subunit snz1 (BUSCO:EOG09263MIB; COG:H; EggNog:ENOG503NVDT): protein MATNLTNGISSISDDFTVKAGLAQMLKGGVIMDVTNVEQARIAEEAGAVAVMALERIPSDIRKVGGVARMSNPEMIKEIQAAVTIPVMAKARIGHIVECQILEALGIDYVDESEVLTPADDQYHVQKTDFKVPFVCGCRNLGEALRRIKEGAAFIRTKGEAGTGDVVEAVKHIRTVNAEIAKAKAALASEGELGIAKLAREIGADPILLKQTAELGRLPVVNFAAGGVATPADAALMMQLGCDGVFVGSGIFKDALDAEHATKRARAIVKAVANWTDKKALIEASIEHGTAMKGISNAGLKEDEKLAGRGW from the coding sequence ATggccaccaacctcaccaacggcatctcctccatcagcgATGACTTCACCGTCAAAGCCGGCCTCGCCCAGATGCTCAAGGGCGGCGTCATCATGGACGTCACCAACGTCGAGCAAGCCCGCatcgccgaggaggccggcGCCGTCGCCGTCATGGCCCTCGAGCGCATCCCCTCCGACATCCGCAAGGTCGGCGGTGTCGCCCGTATGTCCAACCCggagatgatcaaggagaTCCAGGCTGCCGTCACCATCCCCGTCATGGCCAAGGCCCGCATCGGCCACATTGTTGAGTGCCAGATCCTTGAGGCCCTCGGAATCGACTATGTCGACGAGAGCGAGGTCCTCACCCCTGCTGATGACCAGTACCACGTTCAAAAGACCGACTTCAAGGTCCCCTTTGTGTGCGGGTGCAGAAACTTGGGCGAGGCGCTGAGGAGAATCAAGGAGGGCGCGGCGTTCATCCGCACCAAGGGCGAGGCTGGCACcggtgatgttgtcgaggCTGTGAAGCACATCCGGACGGTGAACGCTGAGATCGCCAAGGCGAAGGCTGCTCTTGCTTCcgagggggagttgggtaTCGCCAAGTTGGCAAGGGAGATTGGTGCTGATCCTATTCTGCTGAAGCAGACTGCTGAGTTGGGCAGACTGCCGGTTGTCAACTTTGccgctggtggtgtggctACCCCGGCTGATGCTGCACTCATGATGCAGCTTGGCTGCGATGGTGTGTTTGTTGGCAGTGGTATCTTCAAGGATGCGCTGGATGCTGAGCATGCTACTAAGCGCGCAAGGGCTATCGTCAAGGCTGTTGCCAACTGGACGGACAAGAAGGCACTCATCGAGGCCAGCATTGAGCACGGGACTGCCATGAAGGGTATTAGCAACGCTGGGctcaaggaggatgagaagctTGCTGGCAGAGGCTGGTAA